A window of Acidimicrobiia bacterium contains these coding sequences:
- the queG gene encoding tRNA epoxyqueuosine(34) reductase QueG, translating to MTAELLERLEAEARSLGVVGMGVTGPEPFDEVRRTMDRRAATGESADLGFTYKDRSRATTILESYPSARSIVSVAWPYVPAAGSPARPAPGMGRVARFAERNHYKSLRRVLDRLVATVESEGHAAWQLADDDRLVDRAAAVRAGVGWWGKSTMVLVPGAGPWVLLGSVVTDAALPRSEPTRRDCGTCAACLPACPTGALVAPGQIDARKCIAYWAQAPGVIPRRMRALMGDRLYGCDECLTACPPGHPVLGRATDVRGTVDLAEVLGLDDTTLMRRFSHFYVPRREARHLRRNAIIALGNVGGRSAFGVLAGYLGHPDWLLRAHAAWALQALDHPRSEEVLSEARRSEEDPRVLAELEHEQYGIEPGLR from the coding sequence ATGACGGCAGAGCTCTTGGAGCGACTCGAGGCGGAAGCGAGATCGCTCGGCGTAGTTGGGATGGGCGTCACCGGGCCCGAGCCCTTCGATGAGGTTCGTCGGACGATGGATCGCCGGGCGGCGACCGGCGAATCCGCCGATCTCGGCTTCACGTACAAGGATCGGAGTCGTGCGACGACGATCCTCGAGTCGTACCCGTCGGCGCGGTCGATCGTGTCCGTTGCGTGGCCGTACGTTCCGGCTGCAGGTTCGCCTGCTCGGCCCGCACCCGGGATGGGGCGGGTCGCCCGCTTCGCGGAGAGGAACCATTACAAGAGTCTCCGGCGAGTCCTCGATCGTCTCGTGGCCACCGTGGAGAGCGAGGGTCACGCCGCCTGGCAGCTCGCCGACGACGATCGTCTCGTCGATCGGGCCGCCGCGGTGCGCGCCGGGGTCGGCTGGTGGGGCAAGAGCACCATGGTGCTCGTCCCAGGGGCGGGACCGTGGGTTCTTCTCGGCTCCGTTGTCACGGACGCCGCCCTTCCCCGCTCGGAGCCGACGAGGCGTGACTGCGGGACGTGTGCGGCGTGCCTGCCTGCGTGCCCGACGGGGGCCCTCGTCGCTCCCGGCCAGATCGACGCCCGCAAGTGCATCGCATATTGGGCTCAGGCGCCCGGCGTCATCCCGAGGCGGATGCGGGCCCTCATGGGGGATCGGCTCTACGGGTGCGACGAGTGCTTGACGGCCTGCCCGCCGGGCCACCCCGTGCTCGGCAGGGCGACAGACGTGCGAGGGACAGTCGACCTCGCAGAGGTGCTCGGTCTCGACGACACGACGCTGATGCGGCGCTTCTCCCACTTCTACGTTCCCAGGCGCGAGGCGCGTCACCTGAGGCGCAACGCCATCATCGCTCTCGGGAACGTCGGAGGGAGGAGCGCCTTCGGCGTCCTCGCCGGTTACCTAGGTCATCCCGACTGGCTGCTGCGCGCCCACGCCGCCTGGGCCCTTCAGGCACTCGATCATCCCCGCTCCGAGGAGGTGCTGTCGGAAGCGCGGCGATCGGAGGAGGATCCCAGGGTGCTCGCCGAGCTGGAACATGAGCAGTACGGCATCGAGCCGGGTCTACGCTGA
- a CDS encoding LLM class F420-dependent oxidoreductase — MRLGITINYAGPATALDMAVVLEAERLGYDSVWAAEAWGSDVVSVLAWIGSRTERLKLGAGIMQIPARTPAMTAMTAVSLSELSGGRMILGLGMSGPQVVEGWHGVAYGKPIARTREYVAVVRKAIARQEPLTHNGDYYEIPYQGEDATGLGKPLKMITHPSHEIPIYLAAIGPRNVTLAAEIADGWLPIFYSPERAADVYGPLLEAGFAASGEARKAERFAVVAGATCVVTDDIDAGYRAVKPNIALYVGGMGAKGSNFYNDLARRYGYEEAATEIQDRYLAGDRMAAVAAVPDALADEVALIGPPERIRDRLEAWRQAGVDTLLVQSDDIATIRAMAELAG, encoded by the coding sequence ATGCGGCTGGGAATCACGATCAACTACGCGGGCCCGGCGACGGCTCTCGATATGGCCGTCGTCCTCGAGGCAGAGAGGCTCGGCTACGACTCGGTGTGGGCGGCCGAGGCGTGGGGCTCGGATGTCGTCTCGGTGCTTGCGTGGATCGGGTCCCGTACCGAGCGGCTCAAGCTCGGTGCAGGGATCATGCAGATCCCGGCGAGAACCCCAGCCATGACCGCGATGACCGCTGTCAGCCTCAGCGAGTTGAGCGGCGGGAGGATGATCCTCGGGCTCGGGATGAGCGGTCCTCAGGTCGTCGAAGGCTGGCACGGCGTCGCCTACGGAAAACCGATCGCCAGGACCAGGGAGTACGTGGCCGTCGTCCGCAAGGCGATCGCCCGACAGGAGCCGCTGACACACAACGGCGACTACTACGAGATCCCGTACCAGGGTGAGGACGCCACCGGGCTCGGCAAGCCGCTGAAGATGATCACGCACCCGAGTCACGAGATCCCGATCTACCTCGCGGCGATCGGGCCCCGGAACGTGACCCTCGCTGCCGAGATCGCCGACGGCTGGCTGCCGATCTTCTACTCCCCCGAGCGGGCCGCAGACGTCTACGGGCCGCTGCTCGAGGCGGGCTTCGCTGCCTCGGGCGAGGCGAGGAAGGCGGAACGGTTCGCCGTCGTCGCCGGCGCCACGTGCGTCGTCACAGACGACATCGACGCCGGCTATCGCGCCGTCAAGCCGAACATCGCCCTCTACGTGGGTGGCATGGGCGCCAAGGGCAGCAACTTCTACAACGATCTGGCGCGCCGGTACGGGTACGAGGAGGCGGCCACCGAGATCCAGGACCGCTACCTGGCCGGTGACCGGATGGCGGCCGTCGCTGCGGTCCCGGACGCGCTCGCCGACGAGGTTGCCCTCATCGGGCCGCCGGAGCGGATCCGGGATCGACTGGAAGCTTGGCGTCAGGCCGGCGTCGACACCCTCCTCGTCCAGTCGGATGACATCGCAACGATCAGGGCGATGGCCGAGCTGGCCGGGTAG
- a CDS encoding NYN domain-containing protein — translation MERKHVRDALAGVVAAARVVLDELDSNEVPASLRRAAAVKGGRLPPPLASALLAELDENEWLRGKVAETLGDDADPVTRAFLSRHKGWWEAVAVAVAERGMRDAERSARQATADITSLRVEAEEARRRAGAKTISLEQTVAALKRDLAAARSDQRRSGVDDASAVDDLRAALASARTELESERTARIDAESRLVSATERLLKVRRGRESGPGRSAEAIPADPVAMARLLDAQASTAERRQASPRAADGAASREGRRRRLSLPAGMSPESPEAVRWLLQVEPPVHLIVDGYNVLFHVDERRTATGASRQRLNDALRRLRRQSGARPAITVVYDSRLAGGRRERSGVGEIEIRFAEEGVTADDEIVDLAAGAGRVAVVSSDRDVQERASASGAVLVWAEALAALITG, via the coding sequence GTGGAGCGCAAGCATGTCCGCGACGCACTCGCCGGTGTCGTCGCTGCTGCTCGCGTCGTGCTCGACGAGCTCGACTCGAACGAGGTTCCCGCCTCGCTGCGTCGAGCCGCCGCCGTCAAGGGCGGAAGGCTCCCACCCCCGCTGGCGAGCGCATTGCTCGCCGAGCTCGACGAGAACGAGTGGCTGCGGGGAAAGGTCGCAGAGACGCTCGGCGACGACGCCGATCCGGTGACCCGAGCCTTCCTGTCACGCCACAAGGGGTGGTGGGAGGCCGTCGCCGTTGCCGTCGCAGAGCGGGGCATGCGGGATGCCGAACGCTCCGCCCGCCAAGCGACGGCCGACATCACGTCCCTACGCGTCGAGGCAGAGGAGGCGCGCCGACGGGCCGGCGCCAAGACGATCAGTCTCGAGCAGACCGTGGCAGCCCTGAAGCGCGACCTGGCCGCGGCCCGGTCGGATCAGAGACGATCGGGCGTCGACGATGCCTCGGCGGTCGACGATCTGCGCGCCGCGCTGGCGAGTGCTCGGACCGAGCTGGAGTCGGAGCGGACCGCCCGCATCGATGCCGAGAGCCGCCTGGTGTCGGCGACCGAGCGGCTGCTGAAGGTGCGGAGAGGCAGGGAATCCGGGCCGGGGCGGTCGGCGGAGGCGATCCCGGCAGATCCCGTCGCCATGGCCCGCCTGCTCGATGCCCAGGCCTCGACGGCTGAGCGCAGGCAGGCGTCACCACGAGCGGCGGATGGCGCCGCGAGCCGGGAGGGTCGCCGGCGCCGCCTGAGCCTGCCGGCCGGGATGAGCCCTGAGTCGCCGGAAGCCGTGCGCTGGCTGCTCCAGGTCGAGCCACCCGTGCACTTGATCGTCGACGGCTACAACGTCCTCTTCCACGTGGACGAGCGGCGCACGGCTACGGGTGCGTCGCGGCAACGGCTCAACGACGCATTGCGGCGGCTCAGGCGACAGTCGGGGGCGCGCCCTGCCATCACCGTCGTGTATGACTCCCGGCTCGCCGGCGGCCGCCGTGAGCGGTCGGGCGTCGGTGAGATCGAGATCAGGTTCGCGGAGGAGGGAGTCACGGCGGACGATGAGATCGTCGACCTGGCTGCCGGCGCCGGCAGGGTCGCCGTCGTCTCGAGTGACCGCGACGTGCAGGAGCGAGCCTCGGCGAGCGGAGCAGTGCTCGTGTGGGCCGAGGCGCTGGCTGCGCTGATCACCGGCTGA
- a CDS encoding acetolactate synthase large subunit codes for MSETLSGAEALVRALELEDVEVIFGVPGGAILPAYDPILDSKIRHVLARHEQGAGHMASGYAHATGRVGVVWATSGPGATNLITALQDALMDSVPVVAITGQVSTKSIGMDAFQEAHTWGISMPVTKHNYLITDPDDIPDVIREAFHLAATGRPGPVLVDIPKDILSGQMTWHRAGQINLPGYKPSVKGHPKQVKAAVAMIHQSARPVLYCGGGVIRADASADLRAFAELANTPVVTTLMARGAMPDSHPLCLGMPGMHGNYTAITAMQHADLLIAVGARFDDRVTGNPKTFAPNAKIIHVDVDPAEIGKVRAADIPIVGDAKSVLEQLHAAMVKVLDGDQPPPRAAWLETLDTWQRDHPLAYEQDPDGPILQQYVIEQLHKLTEGNAVVVAGVGQHQMWTSQFWGFERPRTWINSGGLGTMGFALPAAVGAKAALPEELVFAIDGDGCFQMTCQELITASVENIPIKVAVMNNGSLGMVKQWQRLFYNERFSAVDLTSHTPDYVKLAEAMGCVGLRAERPSDVIPTLEKALAINDKPVVIDFVCDPDAMVFPMVPAGGSNDDVILNLDQLQ; via the coding sequence ATGAGCGAGACATTGTCCGGAGCCGAAGCCCTCGTCCGAGCCCTCGAGCTCGAGGACGTAGAGGTGATCTTCGGCGTGCCGGGTGGCGCCATCCTCCCCGCGTACGACCCGATCCTCGACAGCAAGATCCGACACGTCCTCGCCAGGCACGAGCAGGGCGCAGGGCACATGGCTTCCGGATACGCCCACGCCACTGGACGCGTCGGCGTCGTGTGGGCGACGTCGGGCCCCGGTGCGACCAACCTGATCACCGCCCTCCAGGACGCCCTCATGGACTCCGTCCCCGTGGTCGCCATCACCGGCCAGGTGTCCACCAAGTCGATCGGCATGGATGCGTTCCAGGAGGCGCACACGTGGGGCATCTCGATGCCCGTCACGAAGCACAACTACCTGATCACCGATCCGGACGACATCCCGGACGTCATCCGAGAGGCATTTCACCTGGCGGCCACCGGGAGGCCGGGCCCCGTGCTCGTCGACATCCCGAAGGACATCCTCTCCGGGCAGATGACATGGCATCGCGCAGGACAGATCAACCTCCCCGGCTACAAGCCCTCCGTGAAAGGCCACCCGAAGCAGGTCAAGGCCGCCGTGGCAATGATCCACCAATCGGCGAGGCCGGTCCTCTACTGCGGTGGTGGCGTGATCAGGGCGGACGCCTCCGCCGACCTGAGGGCGTTCGCAGAGCTCGCCAACACCCCGGTCGTGACCACCCTGATGGCACGAGGGGCGATGCCCGACTCTCATCCTCTCTGCCTCGGTATGCCCGGGATGCACGGCAATTACACGGCCATCACGGCGATGCAGCACGCCGATCTGCTCATCGCCGTCGGCGCACGCTTCGACGACAGGGTGACCGGGAACCCGAAGACGTTCGCCCCCAACGCCAAGATCATCCACGTCGACGTCGATCCCGCCGAGATCGGCAAGGTGCGCGCCGCCGACATCCCGATCGTGGGCGACGCCAAGTCGGTGCTCGAGCAGCTCCACGCGGCCATGGTGAAGGTGCTCGACGGCGACCAGCCCCCTCCTCGGGCGGCGTGGTTGGAGACCCTCGACACCTGGCAGAGAGACCACCCGCTGGCATACGAGCAGGATCCGGACGGCCCGATCCTGCAGCAGTACGTCATCGAGCAGCTCCACAAGCTCACAGAGGGCAACGCCGTCGTGGTCGCCGGGGTCGGCCAGCACCAGATGTGGACGTCGCAGTTCTGGGGCTTCGAGCGCCCGAGGACCTGGATCAACTCAGGGGGGCTCGGGACGATGGGCTTCGCCCTCCCGGCTGCCGTCGGTGCCAAGGCGGCCCTCCCCGAGGAGCTCGTGTTCGCCATCGACGGTGACGGATGCTTCCAGATGACGTGCCAGGAGCTCATCACGGCTTCCGTCGAGAACATCCCGATCAAGGTGGCCGTCATGAACAACGGCTCCCTCGGGATGGTCAAACAGTGGCAGCGTCTCTTCTACAACGAGCGCTTCAGCGCCGTCGACCTCACCAGCCATACCCCGGACTACGTCAAGCTCGCCGAGGCGATGGGGTGCGTCGGACTGCGGGCCGAGCGCCCGTCTGATGTCATACCGACCCTCGAGAAGGCACTGGCGATCAACGACAAGCCCGTCGTCATCGACTTCGTGTGCGACCCGGATGCGATGGTCTTCCCGATGGTTCCGGCAGGCGGATCGAACGACGACGTCATCCTGAACCTGGACCAGCTGCAATGA
- the ilvN gene encoding acetolactate synthase small subunit translates to MNHLISVLVENKPGVLARISSMFARRGFNIHSLAVGPTIDPEMSRMTVVVDGPEMEQIIKQLYKLVHVVKVTELTPGESVEREVMMLRVSTETAKRSELLDAAGIFDASAIDVGVDSITFELTGDPARLADFLELMRPYGILDIVKSGRIALKRDAKSRDTKKPKLKSA, encoded by the coding sequence ATGAACCACCTCATAAGCGTCCTGGTCGAGAACAAGCCGGGGGTGCTGGCGAGGATCTCGTCGATGTTCGCCCGGAGAGGCTTCAACATCCACTCGCTCGCCGTCGGCCCGACGATCGATCCCGAGATGTCGCGGATGACCGTGGTCGTCGACGGCCCGGAGATGGAGCAGATCATCAAGCAGCTCTACAAGCTCGTCCACGTGGTCAAGGTGACGGAGCTGACCCCGGGAGAGAGCGTCGAGCGAGAGGTGATGATGCTGCGAGTCAGCACGGAGACCGCCAAGCGCAGCGAGTTGCTCGACGCCGCCGGCATCTTCGACGCCAGCGCCATCGACGTCGGCGTCGACTCGATAACGTTCGAGCTGACGGGCGACCCTGCCAGGCTCGCCGATTTCCTCGAGCTGATGCGGCCGTACGGCATCCTCGACATCGTCAAGTCCGGAAGGATCGCCCTCAAGCGCGACGCCAAGTCGCGGGACACGAAGAAACCGAAGCTCAAATCGGCTTGA